In the Calditrichota bacterium genome, one interval contains:
- a CDS encoding sigma-54-dependent Fis family transcriptional regulator has translation MNKANILIVDDQQEILNSMRRIFQREYTVFTALSGAEGIKILNQESITVILSDQRMPQMDGVEFLEKAFALQPDAIRIMVTGYADIEASINAVNNAQIYQYIAKPFEPDELKLVVKGAVERYNLTQQNKVMQQELVKQNAVLEKENIELKNQFSEQLDLGNFIGHGPAMQKIFKLVKKVMNTPTSVLLLGETGTGKEMLAKMIHYNSNRKNKMFVVQNCGAIPDTLLQSELFGHIKGSFTGAINDKKGLFEQADNGTIFLDEIGDTSQALQIGLLRVLQEGEIKPVGSTKTIKVDVRVVAATNRDLLKDVEEGRFREDLYYRLNVFPINIPPLRERKEDIAELVRFFIDKFAERISKEVKGIDETVLQNLIDASFPGNVRELENEIERMVTLVDEAAVIGTDELSDRFKQNNNNFQKQLSFTQLKPAIEHVETTLISQALKKTKGNVLKSAEILGVSRVGLHKMLKRHQILVAEYKAG, from the coding sequence ATGAATAAAGCCAATATATTAATTGTTGATGATCAGCAGGAAATTTTAAACTCCATGCGCAGAATTTTTCAAAGGGAATATACCGTTTTTACAGCCCTTAGTGGTGCTGAAGGTATCAAGATTCTAAACCAGGAAAGTATAACTGTCATTCTTTCAGATCAACGAATGCCTCAAATGGATGGTGTTGAATTTTTGGAAAAAGCTTTTGCACTTCAGCCAGATGCAATCCGGATTATGGTGACCGGTTATGCAGATATTGAGGCATCGATCAATGCAGTTAATAATGCTCAAATCTATCAATATATTGCCAAACCATTTGAGCCTGATGAACTAAAGCTTGTAGTAAAAGGGGCAGTTGAAAGATATAACTTAACCCAGCAAAACAAAGTAATGCAACAAGAGTTGGTAAAGCAAAATGCCGTTTTGGAAAAGGAAAATATTGAACTAAAAAATCAGTTTTCAGAACAACTGGATTTAGGGAATTTTATTGGTCATGGACCGGCAATGCAGAAAATTTTTAAGCTGGTAAAAAAAGTTATGAATACGCCCACCTCTGTTCTTCTTCTTGGTGAAACAGGTACGGGCAAAGAAATGCTTGCAAAAATGATCCATTATAACAGTAACCGTAAAAATAAAATGTTTGTTGTTCAAAACTGCGGTGCAATCCCGGATACGCTTTTACAAAGTGAATTGTTTGGTCATATAAAAGGATCGTTTACCGGGGCAATAAATGATAAAAAGGGTTTGTTTGAACAGGCAGATAATGGAACAATTTTTCTCGATGAAATTGGCGATACATCTCAGGCATTGCAAATTGGATTATTGCGTGTTCTTCAGGAAGGTGAAATAAAGCCGGTTGGAAGTACAAAAACTATAAAAGTAGATGTGCGTGTGGTTGCAGCAACCAATCGTGATTTATTGAAAGATGTTGAAGAAGGTCGTTTTAGGGAAGATTTGTATTATCGGTTGAATGTGTTTCCAATAAATATCCCACCACTGCGGGAAAGGAAAGAGGACATTGCAGAGTTAGTACGATTTTTTATCGATAAATTTGCAGAACGAATATCAAAAGAAGTAAAAGGGATTGATGAAACAGTTTTACAAAACCTGATTGATGCTTCATTTCCAGGAAATGTACGAGAGCTGGAAAATGAAATTGAAAGAATGGTAACTTTGGTAGATGAGGCGGCTGTGATTGGAACAGACGAACTATCTGATCGTTTTAAACAGAACAATAATAATTTTCAAAAGCAACTAAGTTTTACTCAATTAAAGCCGGCAATTGAACATGTTGAAACAACTTTAATTTCTCAGGCCTTAAAGAAAACCAAAGGCAATGTTTTAAAATCTGCTGAGATATTGGGTGTAAGCAGAGTTGGCTTACACAAAATGTTAAAACGGCATCAAATTTTAGTTGCAGAATATAAAGCTGGGTAA
- a CDS encoding succinate dehydrogenase/fumarate reductase iron-sulfur subunit, producing MNLTLKIWRQKNADSSGKMVEYIVKDVSTEMSFLEMLDVLNEDLTLKGEDPVEFDSDCREGICGTCGVVINGIAHGEQRATTVCQLHMRHFNDGETITIEPWRARAFPVIKDLVVDRNAFDRIMAQGGYVSIKTGSAAEANSILVPKEDSDIAMDMASCIGCGACVASCPNASASLFVGAKISQLALLPQGKIEAKERAENMVAQMDKEMFGACTNIQECEAVCPKEISISAIARMRREYVKAALK from the coding sequence ATAAATTTGACCTTAAAAATTTGGCGTCAAAAAAATGCGGACAGCTCCGGAAAAATGGTTGAGTACATAGTTAAAGATGTATCAACCGAAATGTCGTTTCTGGAAATGCTGGATGTTTTAAATGAAGACCTAACACTAAAAGGTGAAGATCCTGTTGAATTTGACAGCGATTGCCGCGAAGGAATTTGTGGAACCTGTGGTGTTGTAATAAATGGAATTGCCCATGGTGAACAGAGAGCAACAACAGTTTGCCAGCTGCACATGCGCCATTTTAATGATGGCGAAACGATAACAATTGAACCTTGGCGTGCACGGGCTTTCCCCGTTATAAAAGATCTTGTTGTAGACCGTAATGCTTTTGATCGGATTATGGCACAAGGCGGCTACGTCTCTATAAAAACCGGTAGTGCTGCTGAAGCAAACTCGATTTTAGTTCCAAAAGAGGATTCAGATATTGCAATGGACATGGCATCTTGTATTGGATGCGGTGCTTGTGTAGCTTCTTGCCCAAATGCATCGGCCTCACTTTTTGTTGGAGCTAAAATTTCTCAATTAGCATTACTACCACAAGGCAAAATTGAAGCCAAAGAGCGTGCTGAAAATATGGTTGCCCAGATGGACAAAGAAATGTTTGGCGCCTGTACAAATATTCAGGAATGCGAAGCAGTTTGCCCGAAAGAAATTTCTATTTCAGCTATTGCCAGGATGAGGCGGGAATATGTTAAGGCTGCTTTAAAATAG
- a CDS encoding fumarate reductase/succinate dehydrogenase flavoprotein subunit: MKLDSKIPDGPLTEKWDNHKAMIKLVNPKNKRKYTVLVVGTGLAGASAAASLAEMGYNVKSFCIQDSARRAHSIAAQGGINAAKNYPNDNDNVWRLFYDTIKGGDYRSREANVYRLAQVANNIIDQATAQGVPFAREYGGNLANRSFGGAQVSRTFYARGQTGQQLLLGAYSALMRQVKTGMVELFERREMLDLVVEDGKARGIIVRNLVTGELERYAGHSVVLATGGYGTVFYLSTNAVNSNATAAWRSHKRGAGFANPCFTQIHPTCIPVSGDHQSKLTLMSESLRNDGRIWVSKKKDDKRAAKDIPEEERDYFLERKYPSFGNLVPRDVASRNAKEACDDGRGVGSTGLAVYLDFEDSIKYFGEDVIRERYGNLFDMYEKITGEDPYKVPMRIYPAVHYTMGGLWVDYNLMSTIPGLYVAGEANFSDHGANRLGASALMQGLADGYFVLPFTINDYLAGVPSDELKTDTDSFNSVAKEVEEKNKKLLAIKGNKTIRTFHRELGHIMWEKVGMARTEQSLKEALEEIPKLREDFWKNVSVPGKGEELNKNLEMAGRVADLLELGELMAEDALNRAESCGGHFRLESQTEEGEAKRDDEKYSYASVWEFKGEGKKPALHKEDLVFENVELTQRSYK, from the coding sequence ATGAAACTAGATTCTAAAATTCCTGATGGTCCTCTTACCGAAAAGTGGGACAATCACAAAGCAATGATAAAACTTGTTAATCCAAAAAATAAACGTAAATATACTGTTCTTGTTGTAGGAACCGGTCTTGCCGGCGCTTCTGCCGCAGCTTCTTTGGCCGAGATGGGTTACAATGTAAAATCCTTTTGCATCCAGGACTCCGCAAGGCGTGCGCATAGTATCGCCGCTCAAGGTGGCATTAACGCAGCAAAAAATTATCCCAATGATAATGACAATGTTTGGCGTCTTTTTTATGATACAATTAAGGGTGGCGATTACCGCTCCCGTGAAGCAAATGTTTACAGATTGGCTCAAGTTGCAAACAACATTATCGATCAGGCGACCGCACAAGGGGTTCCTTTTGCCCGTGAATATGGTGGTAACCTTGCCAACCGCTCTTTTGGGGGAGCGCAGGTTTCACGAACTTTTTATGCACGCGGACAAACAGGTCAGCAATTACTCCTGGGTGCATACAGCGCTTTAATGCGCCAGGTAAAAACCGGTATGGTAGAACTTTTTGAACGACGCGAAATGCTTGATCTTGTTGTTGAAGATGGTAAAGCACGCGGAATTATTGTAAGAAACTTAGTAACCGGTGAGCTTGAACGATATGCCGGCCACTCGGTTGTTTTGGCAACAGGGGGTTATGGCACCGTTTTTTATCTTTCCACAAACGCCGTTAACTCAAATGCAACTGCAGCCTGGCGCAGCCATAAGCGTGGTGCAGGATTTGCAAACCCTTGTTTTACACAAATCCACCCAACCTGTATCCCTGTTTCGGGCGATCATCAGTCCAAGCTAACATTGATGAGCGAAAGTCTTCGTAACGATGGCCGCATCTGGGTTTCGAAAAAGAAGGACGATAAACGGGCCGCAAAAGATATTCCTGAAGAGGAGCGCGATTATTTCCTGGAACGAAAATATCCAAGCTTTGGTAACCTTGTTCCACGTGATGTAGCATCCCGCAATGCCAAGGAAGCCTGCGATGATGGACGCGGGGTTGGATCAACAGGCTTAGCGGTTTATCTCGATTTTGAAGATTCCATAAAATACTTTGGCGAAGATGTTATCCGCGAACGCTACGGCAACCTGTTTGATATGTATGAAAAAATAACCGGTGAAGATCCATACAAAGTTCCAATGCGTATTTATCCTGCGGTGCATTATACAATGGGTGGTTTATGGGTTGATTACAATTTGATGAGCACAATTCCGGGATTATATGTTGCAGGTGAGGCCAATTTCTCAGATCATGGAGCTAATCGTCTTGGGGCCTCTGCTTTAATGCAAGGTCTTGCCGATGGATATTTTGTTTTACCTTTTACTATCAATGATTATCTCGCTGGTGTTCCGTCAGATGAATTGAAAACAGATACAGACTCATTTAATTCCGTGGCCAAGGAAGTTGAAGAGAAAAATAAAAAATTACTGGCCATTAAAGGCAACAAAACCATCCGTACCTTCCACCGTGAACTTGGTCATATTATGTGGGAAAAAGTTGGTATGGCGCGGACGGAACAAAGTCTAAAAGAGGCCTTGGAAGAAATCCCAAAATTACGTGAAGATTTCTGGAAAAATGTCAGCGTACCGGGAAAAGGTGAAGAATTGAACAAAAACCTGGAAATGGCCGGGCGCGTTGCTGATTTATTGGAGCTTGGTGAATTGATGGCTGAAGATGCCCTGAATCGAGCAGAATCTTGTGGTGGTCATTTCCGGTTGGAAAGCCAAACAGAAGAAGGTGAAGCCAAACGTGATGATGAAAAATATTCCTACGCTTCCGTTTGGGAATTTAAAGGAGAAGGCAAGAAACCTGCTTTACATAAAGAAGATTTAGTTTTTGAAAATGTCGAACTGACTCAGCGCAGCTATAAATAA
- a CDS encoding succinate dehydrogenase cytochrome b subunit, with translation MQISQIFRSTIGKKLLLAITGLSWAGFAVGHFIGNTTLLLSDPVPFNKYAHFLTGLGAALYVVEAILAASLLVHLFFAIKVTLENRKARPVKYAVTDSAGRESKKGFATSTMIWTGVLLIIFLVLHIGHFKFGTVYMSTVDGQQIRDLYKTVYEFYASPYNTAYYIVMMILLGTHLSHGAWSAFQSLGLNGKRFTPFIYKVGFLVAVIVSVGFVAIPIYIHFVGGAV, from the coding sequence ATGCAAATCTCGCAGATATTTCGATCCACAATTGGCAAAAAGCTGTTGCTGGCTATAACCGGTTTAAGCTGGGCCGGGTTCGCCGTTGGACATTTTATTGGTAACACAACACTTTTACTTTCCGATCCTGTCCCTTTTAATAAATATGCGCATTTTCTTACCGGGTTAGGTGCTGCACTTTATGTTGTTGAAGCGATTTTAGCCGCTTCACTTCTCGTTCACCTATTCTTTGCAATTAAGGTTACTTTAGAAAACCGCAAAGCCCGTCCTGTAAAATATGCTGTTACAGATTCTGCCGGCAGGGAAAGCAAAAAAGGCTTTGCAACCTCAACGATGATCTGGACAGGAGTTTTACTTATTATTTTCCTGGTTTTGCATATCGGGCATTTTAAGTTTGGAACCGTTTATATGTCCACAGTGGATGGCCAGCAAATCCGCGATTTGTATAAAACCGTTTATGAATTTTATGCCAGTCCTTACAACACCGCCTATTATATTGTCATGATGATCCTTTTAGGAACGCACTTAAGCCATGGAGCCTGGAGCGCCTTTCAATCTTTAGGATTAAATGGAAAGCGGTTTACACCATTTATTTATAAAGTTGGGTTTCTTGTTGCTGTAATAGTAAGTGTTGGTTTTGTTGCTATCCCGATTTATATCCATTTTGTAGGAGGTGCCGTATGA
- a CDS encoding adenosylhomocysteinase: MLAESNYKIADISLADFGRKEIALAEKEMPALMALRKQYKNSKPLAGAKILGCIHMTIQTAVLMETLVDLGAELRWSSCNIFSTQDHAAAAVVAAGIPTFAWKGETEEEFFWCIEQTILEDGKPWDANMVLDDGGDLTAMLHEKYPAMLEKIHGISEETTTGVHRLLEMVEEGSLKVPAINVNDSITKSKNDNKYGCRHSLNDAIKRGTDMLMAGKKALVLGYGDVGKGSAQSLRQEGMIVKVAEIDPICGMQACMDGFELVSPYKDGINTGDESGIDKHLLSTLDLIVTATGNLNVCDASMLKSVKSGAVVCNIGHFDNEIDTAYMRENWNWLEVKPQVHQIFRSEDKDDFLILLSEGRLVNLGNATGHPSRVMDGSFANQVLAQMHLYKAKFADDPSKDRITVEVLPKKLDEEVAAGMVSGFSGVITKMTKEQSDYINTPIEGPFKPDSYKY; the protein is encoded by the coding sequence ATGTTAGCTGAAAGTAATTATAAAATCGCCGATATATCGCTGGCTGATTTTGGACGTAAAGAAATTGCCCTTGCAGAAAAAGAGATGCCTGCATTAATGGCATTGAGAAAACAATATAAAAATTCAAAACCTTTGGCAGGCGCCAAAATTTTAGGCTGCATCCATATGACAATCCAAACGGCCGTTTTAATGGAAACACTTGTAGATTTAGGTGCAGAGCTAAGATGGTCATCCTGTAATATTTTTTCTACTCAAGATCATGCTGCTGCTGCTGTTGTTGCAGCCGGGATCCCCACTTTTGCCTGGAAAGGTGAAACTGAAGAAGAGTTTTTCTGGTGTATTGAACAAACCATTTTAGAAGATGGAAAACCATGGGATGCTAATATGGTTTTGGATGATGGCGGAGATTTAACGGCCATGCTTCATGAAAAGTATCCGGCCATGCTGGAAAAAATTCACGGTATAAGTGAGGAGACAACAACGGGCGTACATCGTTTGCTGGAAATGGTTGAGGAAGGCTCTCTTAAAGTTCCGGCAATAAATGTGAATGATTCGATAACAAAATCTAAAAATGATAATAAATATGGCTGTCGGCACAGTTTAAATGATGCCATTAAGCGCGGTACGGATATGTTGATGGCCGGTAAAAAAGCACTTGTTCTTGGCTATGGTGATGTGGGCAAAGGATCTGCACAAAGCCTGCGCCAGGAAGGTATGATTGTAAAAGTTGCTGAAATCGATCCTATTTGCGGGATGCAAGCTTGTATGGATGGTTTTGAATTGGTTTCCCCTTACAAAGACGGGATTAACACAGGGGATGAAAGTGGAATAGATAAACACTTGCTATCCACTTTAGATTTAATTGTAACCGCAACAGGCAATTTAAATGTTTGTGATGCGAGCATGCTCAAATCCGTAAAGTCTGGTGCAGTAGTTTGTAATATTGGCCATTTCGATAATGAAATTGATACTGCCTATATGCGAGAAAATTGGAACTGGCTAGAAGTAAAACCACAGGTTCACCAGATTTTCAGATCTGAAGATAAAGATGACTTTCTGATTTTACTGTCTGAAGGCCGTTTAGTAAATCTTGGCAATGCAACCGGGCATCCTTCCCGTGTTATGGATGGATCTTTTGCCAACCAGGTTTTGGCGCAAATGCATCTTTATAAAGCTAAGTTTGCTGATGACCCAAGCAAAGACAGAATAACTGTTGAAGTACTTCCCAAAAAACTTGATGAAGAAGTTGCTGCAGGAATGGTTTCCGGGTTTAGTGGTGTAATAACAAAAATGACCAAAGAACAATCTGATTATATTAATACACCCATTGAAGGGCCGTTTAAACCAGATAGCTATAAATATTAA
- a CDS encoding HNH endonuclease produces the protein MNKPWTREELILTINLYCKLPFGKLHKSTSEVIGLSQILKRTPSAIAWKLVNFASFDENLKKRGIKGAKNTSKLDKEIWDEFNNNWEELSFESEKKNYEMKKENIDSVFMDDDERMLKGIDKKRIIKTRVNQSFFRKTVLASYNNKCCITGIDSISLLIASHIKPWSLDKKNRLNPRNGLALNSLHDKAFDIGLLSITPNYKIKISNELKNKKPTSVLKEYFLNYDGKEITLPTRFLPDPELLEYHYEKCFVK, from the coding sequence ATGAATAAGCCATGGACAAGGGAAGAACTCATCTTAACAATAAATCTTTATTGCAAACTACCTTTTGGAAAATTACACAAATCGACTTCAGAAGTAATCGGATTATCTCAAATTTTAAAACGTACTCCTTCTGCGATCGCATGGAAATTGGTAAACTTTGCAAGTTTTGATGAAAATCTAAAAAAACGTGGAATCAAAGGCGCTAAAAATACAAGTAAATTAGATAAAGAAATCTGGGATGAATTTAATAATAATTGGGAAGAACTATCTTTTGAGAGTGAAAAAAAAAATTACGAAATGAAAAAAGAAAACATAGACTCTGTATTTATGGATGATGACGAAAGAATGCTTAAAGGTATCGATAAAAAAAGAATAATAAAAACCAGAGTTAATCAATCTTTCTTTAGAAAAACAGTGCTTGCCTCTTACAACAATAAATGCTGCATTACAGGAATTGATAGCATTAGCCTACTTATTGCCAGCCACATTAAACCTTGGAGTTTGGATAAAAAAAACAGGCTTAATCCAAGAAATGGACTGGCCTTAAATAGCCTACATGATAAAGCATTTGATATTGGTTTACTTTCAATTACTCCAAACTACAAAATTAAAATTTCAAATGAATTAAAAAATAAAAAACCAACTTCTGTATTAAAGGAATATTTTCTAAATTATGATGGAAAGGAAATTACTCTTCCTACAAGGTTTTTACCTGATCCAGAATTATTGGAATATCATTATGAAAAATGTTTTGTTAAATAA